The Rhipicephalus sanguineus isolate Rsan-2018 chromosome 4, BIME_Rsan_1.4, whole genome shotgun sequence DNA window AATAACTGCGGCACACCAAACGAGGATTCGGCAACCTATTATGATGTTAGATCTTACAAGGCatccaataattagataatggccattcaagtgcattgaagagcattgtgtcacgagtgcaaaaacttgcttttggacctttgaaacgcagtaactaatatatggttgctggcatgctagcttcacaacCAGTTTAGATGTAAAgagagtaaaataaatagcaatatcgaaatATCCCCATATTTCctttcacaaccactaagccctggtgtcctatatataggacatggcgctatttttctcatacactgatgggatgctcagGAAAGATTATTTTCGTGATCTTGAGGTAATAAAAAAGCAatctcaacaagaaaaaaattatctacccgttAAAAAAATTTCAGGGCTGAAAGTTTAAATTACCCGgtgccctcaacgacggcgtctcatattggcctcgaggagttacggagtcgccctctatcggacgcgcctcgattgcgtgctaggcaggatgccgccggcgcgctccccataggttttgctgtcggcgctctacaaaaacacctcgcgggagccctccagggcatttctgtaagtactttcgaaatgaactgtgttccttactgtcaagataatcattttctacgaactgaaagcacaaggtagtctgcagtcgctgtctctttgcagaaaaccgagcacccgcttctgtcaccgcgttggagaccgctgaaccggcttcttacgtgaaaggtagtcactcgctgagtgcaaactatgtgaaatatctcgttagagtagactgcctgtataaccaaacggagcataacagaaagaagcctcaagccagcgatcgcacgggttcgcgacgactgacggtgcctctacatgtatgagcgtctgcatgtatgttcgtactgctggtttcgcttttgctacgagcgcgttttggcaccgcgctgcgaactttaggccgcaaaacatgagaatttgtgagtaaacagacaactactgttgcgcggacgctatcagagcagttcaaaaacaatttccttacaactgcggcttcggtgcgcatgacaactttgtgatctgccgtcccgacgattcagtgtttctttttttctttttcggtctaaattcgggtacgtttcaatgtcatttgacaagttgtctcgcactgcgtattgatcggtcttctcagcgggcaaatgccgctgcttctgtttctttattcagcgcattcgtttcgtttggtgctcacacaaacgtGAGCAaacgcgacgcctttttttaatgctccttattatcgttccgtttgcattccagtgaacttgccgctctctgtgatcaacaaattcatggaccaaagcttcaccacttcgagattgctggtggaaggagaaccagtctacgagaccgagcatgtagtagcatgcgacgcctaggaaaagaaagaaaatacagtaacgcgggagaatcagcacatcgactgacaagaagaagatggctttcgccttctagtcatctttaacgaatgcataagggaccctgtgcgttttttaattcaacgtatctaaacaatgacttgtgcatctgcagccgattttgtggacgctgagcacggggcctacgatcaagaggtcgcattggagggttctgagatggcatcgcacgtggtaaaatgtagcgcttttaccatcctgtggcagataagcatcatttgccggcgggaagcgcgcgcgagccatcgtctcagtgcgcgctgtctgctactcaccgaacatcgcaggcccgacgcagcaacaaaagtcttcgtcgcggaagtgtttgttgcacacaagactcgtagcggatggctacttgccggttcttagctttacaacccatgcttcacgctgtttcttgtcccgcggttaccagtgcaggctgacactgggctcctttgcgtaagcgcggcgctgcggcaccgagcggtagagccgcatgttcgtcgccttcggaggcagccactctattaaaatggtttcaattgagtagaaaatgagagaaaacttccgaatttgaacagaccgcagcgcatgtaggacttgaaactcgttttcaaagcacgcggcagtgcgccacaagcagccgacgcggcggcggagaccacgtgatcctgccaagtacgtcacgccgacggtggcgccggcgtttccagtggtgggcctcgaggccaatagcctaggtcgcttcgggaagttaaaccccacaaaacaacaaaaacaaagccacgcaacgtacacacgcaattatacctatacgtatgagacccgggcctaatacgggcctggctcaggcccgagcccgacccgagcccgaagacaaagggcccgagcccggcccgggcccgatccaagaaccccttacccggcccggcccggcccgcgggccgggccgggcccgggctttcgggccggcccgggcccgtgcagtgctctaagcgcAGTTAGTAACTGCAAGGGtagtaactgttactaccctTGCCGTTACTAATTGCAGGTAGTAAAACAAAGGTTGCAAGAAAAAAAGCTGCTACCGCTACTAACGTGGTCATTTTGCCATAATATTTGACCATCGTTATCAGTGGTCAAATGGTCACATTACGACACACTTCAGGCAATCTTGCTTATAGTGTCATGAAGGAGAAGAGCATAAAGACGTAACAATTAAGTTAACTACGCAACAGTGTTCCATAAGATACTCCAGGGGTATTGATAGCCCCTACGCTGGAGATGCATATCTGGTACAGCTGAGCACTGGCGTTCTCCCCAGTGCAACGAGATGCGGACGCATGCGATGGAGTGGAGAGTTTCAGCCTTTAGGTGGGGTGTGGGACATAGCAGCGGAGCTGAGGTTGCCTGCACATGCACCTTGCTGCCGTGACAGCAGACTCAACCGGTTACGGGACTGCCAAGATAGTTTTCATTTGCGGCCATATTGCAAGTCTTTGGAAGGGGCACCTAATTGGTCGGAGAACTCCACCGCAACTACGCCACTGTTCATCTTCCGCAGGCAGTTGGAATGTGGAAGGGTTTCTGGACTTTCACCAAGATTCTTTCAGCAACCAGCTTCCTTTCCACGGATCGAAAATGTCGGTACAGTTCCCAAGGAATAATCTATTTGTCTTGCGTAGTTTGCTTTttcctttagtgtacctttaattGTCTAAACACCTGCGAGAAATGGTACAAAATTTGCCATACGACAGCTGTCACTGCCAAGTGCAGGTAGTACAGACGTAATGCACACACACCAATAGTACGAAAGATAAACGACTAATCTGGTACAGCAGAAGTAGAGGGACAAAAAAGACCCGAGTCTGTGGTTGGGAAGCATTGCGCTGAAGCCCCACAAGCTGAACTCTGAAATTCGAACAGTGTGAGCCACCAAATAAGGTCTCCACTGAAGCAAAGCGAAATAAATTTGAGCTGTTAGTTCTCCTCATTCAGACCACCACTATTACCGTGTCAAGTGTTGTGCCCAATGTACAGGTAGGTACAGTCAGTTTGAACATATGAACATATTCTGTCGTTATTTCTACAGTGATGTTAAAATGTCTGAGCAGATTAAGCTGTCCCAAAGGACAATAATTTAGAACAAAGAAGGAAGTGTTGTTCACCCATAGTTATGAAGCAACCATTTCTTCAATGAAGCTAACGTGTTCTCTTTCGTACTGGCGCTAGCTGCACACTCAGTCAAATGCATATGCATGCGGCATGGATGTGTCACGAAAGTGTTATGAAATATTCATGTTGCAATCAGAACATGGGCGCGAGAAAAAAGTACTGCATCTAGAATCAGTATTAACATAACAGGACAGCAGTGAGTGACAATAAGAGATGTGAATTTTGAGGCGTAATGCCTACtgcagaatgcctactgcaaaaaCAGTCgttaagtacccactacgccataattcttccttacgcgtccgtaaggcagtacgcgaacctacgcagctgctgattttgtttatgcttttgcagatgatgatgaataaatatgtctgagcggtttgtaattggtgggcctttaaaaaacccactcgttgcgcaattcacatgttttgacgcctggcgcgattctacgcttctgtcacacaatattacatgGGTTACGGAGACTCATTCCACTAGATGACTGTCGtatgtttttttccgaagcagtttcatgcaatagagtgccgctgaggtaaaacacctgcttgccacgcagacggcctgagtgcgattctcgctcgaaccatagcttttgttatttattttatttgcatcttttccaatttttcggtcacggaaacgatcatttttcgctcacaaccgacgccTACACCGGAATtttcgcgaaacgagctctttaacgctaccgcgttaaaacaacGATTCCACGCACGTGTTCATGCATTGTCCGCTACTGTAGCTGCGGTGTTGATCCGAGCTCTCGAATAGACGCCCCCATCTGCTGTCGTGTGTGGTCCCCGCACTACCTGTCGTTCTCGGAAAGCCGTACTCGAAACGGTGACTTTTTTCCGGAAGCTGGACATTCCGATTCGCGTCGTCTCCCGTCTGGCGCTGCTCTGAGCACGCTTTCCATGACACACGCCAACTGTGAATCAAATGCGGGATGGCAGGTGTGCTCGTATGATTAAACGATTAAGTTTAAAACGCCGTTTGCTTTTACTTTGTCCCTATCTTCGGGTATTCCACGCGTGAAATGAACTGAAGAGCGCTAAGAAGGAGCCACGCGCGCGTTGCCTCAGTTGAGTGAGAATGAGTCATCCTTTGAGACACTGTCTACGGTACATGGTGTTGCCGACTGTCGCACGGTCATACGGCAGCATCGTTGTTGTCTAGACACGCGATGGCAAATCGGACGAAAGCAGAATTCACGGGAACGTGCAAATGAGttataagcataggtcggcaaactcactcatgagtctactcactcagactcagatcgagccgtgagtctgagtgagtccggttgagtaatatattggtgtccttgagtccgagtgagtccagttaagAAAAATCTTACTGAGTCTTAGTTCGAGTGAATGCGGTTGGGGAAAATACTAgcgagtctgaatccgagtgagccctaagtgcaaaatatatttattgaatgagtctgagtgagctccacactttttttgccgacatatggtTCTATTTACAAAACTTAACCATTACTATGAGCCTTGTgtgggctcacgtttatactcccgtcgactcatACATACTTCGAAACCCTAGCGTTCATACGCCCGCTCAATATTTCTCAATAAGGGCGTGCGTTACGGAGAGGGAGGGGGGAACAGATCGACCTCCCCCcggaaactctttcacaggaagttcttgataaaaatatctcgtgtgaagAACCTCTTTcagtaaaaatgtccttactggattgcaaccactgataactcgtatttgatcAGATCAGAAGGCgcgaagtagagcaccaattatgcgacaTATTGgttttaaagagcattgacaccacggtcgaaaaagccaatttacgcaaacggactcatgagtcgactcactcagactcagatatagccgtgagtctgagtgagtccggttaaggaaacttttggtgagtctgagtcctagtgagctctaaggacaaaatatatttcatgagtgagtctgagtgagctccacattttttgccgacctatggttgtaaGTAATGAAAGTTTAACCGTGAGTGTATACGAGGTCGCTCACAATGACGACAACCTTTGAAACATGTATGTCAAAACATTCACCGGCAGTGCTATCGTGTCACGTCCTTTTATGCACCGCTTAAAATTAGTGGCCTTTGTAAGACCTCTCTGAGGCTATGATTACAATTATACTAATCTGTGACTGGCAAATGCAGTTGGCGTTTAATGTGTCGAAACAGATGGCTTACAAAGAAAGGTCTCGTTGATAAAAATATCATGTTGGACTTACTATCTACTCGTGCATACCAGAATGAGTCATATCGTGACGAGGACTGCCCTTACTGTTCACATTCACTGTTTGGGTCTCCGGTGCGCTTTGAACAAAGTGACCTAATGAACGTCAACCAACTGGTCCAGCTCCCGATCCTGCTGCATTAAACCCAATTTGAGTAGCATAGCAGGCATGACATCACAGGATTTGGGTGATGCAAAGCATGAAATCTCTTTTGATCGGACCTCACAAATTTCTTGAGCACTACACTGCCGGGAACGCCCAAAAATACTGTCTACATGCAAACAATTCATCGcactatttgtagtaattacattTCAGCATAACATAGCCAGAAGTTAGCATCTGCCTCGTTCCTTTGTTCAGCCCTCGCCTTGATTTCACTATCTACTTTTATCTCTTCATATGGCTCAATCACGTCGCACTGCTAGAATTCCATCTCCGGCAATGACTCTTGTCGAACCACCACTTCTTTATGTCGCGGTACGACGAAAAATCCCGCAGAAGTTCgaaacggttgtgcagcgctgTGCAAAGCTCGCACAATCCGGCGTCCCACTCAAATATGTCGTGACTGTCTTTCCAGGTGAAGTAGGTGGCGTACTCCGTATAATTCTTCGATAGCCTTACGAGATACTCTGCAAGATGCTTGGGAGATTCGAAGGAGAGGGCGTCGATATACGCCCCATGTGGTGCTATTCGGGTGTAATTTGCGCCGCCGAACACGACTGGAAcgatgtcgtgcttcagcgcatTGAAGAACTTCTCTGTCACATAATCTTTGCATATTGAGTTTTCGAAAGCAAGTGCGAAGAAGTAGGTACGCTCGAAGTCCACGTAACAGGAATCACCTCGAAACCACGCACACGTCAGGTTGCCACAGGAGTCGTACACATCAACGTCCATGTACCTTCTCATTTCACGAACAAACATTTCCCTTTTGCTTTCAGTTTGACAGTTGCTGACCAACCATACGGCGGTTCTACTCTTAGACTTCCAGATGTCCCTCATGTCTCTCGTCGTTGTAGCAGCCTTGCTATTGCGA harbors:
- the LOC119391479 gene encoding alpha-(1,3)-fucosyltransferase C is translated as MTWTKFFRRWYGTLNDRRIGEVLVENCAAKCLVTNDPRMVEYSDVVLFHVRNMNIKDFPTKRLSWQKWIFYLMEPPPNTEFQDFDLVNDMFIWTMTYRKDSDVYVPYGRILPRNSKAATTTRDMRDIWKSKSRTAVWLVSNCQTESKREMFVREMRRYMDVDVYDSCGNLTCAWFRGDSCYVDFERTYFFALAFENSICKDYVTEKFFNALKHDIVPVVFGGANYTRIAPHGAYIDALSFESPKHLAEYLVRLSKNYTEYATYFTWKDSHDIFEWDAGLCELCTALHNRFELLRDFSSYRDIKKWWFDKSHCRRWNSSSAT